The genomic region CGCCACTCTCAGCAGGGATTTGAATTTGTCCTTGCGACTCTACTTCTAGTTGCTGTCTAATTTCTGGTGTTAACGTCACCATTTGCACTCCCAAATAAGGGTGCTGAACGCTGCCTGTAGCAATAAGTTGCTTAGATATGCGCTGGACGGCATTAATTGGAATGGAGAAGCCTAATCCTTGCGCACCTTGAATGATTGCCGTATTCATGCCGATAACTTCACCACGGGAGTTCAGCAGGGGTCCGCCAGAGTTACCTGGATTGATTGCCGCATCGGTTTGAATAAAGCCAATCCGCTTATCAGTTACGCCGATATCACTCGCAGAACGGTCTGTTGCACTGACAATTCCTGCTGTCACCGTATTATCTAAACCGAGGGGATTGCCGATCGCGATTACCCATTCTCCTGGTTGTAGTTCGTCAGAATTGCCAATTTCTACTACGGGTAAATTATTTGACTGAACTTGAATCACGGCGATATCAGTGACCGGATCTTCGCCTAAAACTTTTCCTTCTAGGGTACGACCGTCTTTAAGCGTGACACTGACGCGATCGGCTCCATTGACCACATGGGCGTTAGTCAAGATTTGACCGTTAGCACTAATAATAAATCCAGAACCAGTTCCGCGCACGATCCGTTCTCGCGGTTGAGCCTCGGGTACGCCAAAAAAGCGGCGAAATAAGGGATCTTCAAATGCTTCGGGTAGCTGCCGTCTCACTGTTCTAGAAGCATTGATTCTCACCACAGCCGGACCAACTTTCTGAACGGCGGCGACAACAAAATTAGGGTCGCTGACACTAGGTAAAGCAGCGCGAGGAACCCCTGTTGGCGCAGGAACGACAGGGGATGGAGCTATGGGAGTTTGTTGAGCTTGGGATTGACGGAAAGGCTCTGTAATAGTGGCACAGCTACTTAACGAAACGCA from Chroococcidiopsis sp. SAG 2025 harbors:
- a CDS encoding HhoA/HhoB/HtrA family serine endopeptidase — encoded protein: MSSRQRNIESRPEPQEREPRRLQLDGTEKTPGSNRNGFGGYFFGNTGNLVETNLVGLVRKSLSDKVEGDRWRLSGTAVRKALTLISGVLCVSLSSCATITEPFRQSQAQQTPIAPSPVVPAPTGVPRAALPSVSDPNFVVAAVQKVGPAVVRINASRTVRRQLPEAFEDPLFRRFFGVPEAQPRERIVRGTGSGFIISANGQILTNAHVVNGADRVSVTLKDGRTLEGKVLGEDPVTDIAVIQVQSNNLPVVEIGNSDELQPGEWVIAIGNPLGLDNTVTAGIVSATDRSASDIGVTDKRIGFIQTDAAINPGNSGGPLLNSRGEVIGMNTAIIQGAQGLGFSIPINAVQRISKQLIATGSVQHPYLGVQMVTLTPEIRQQLEVESQGQIQIPAESGVLVVRVVPNSPAAAAGIRSGDVIQSINNQPVSKTDQVQQIVEQSSVGTQVSVQVQRNGKTAQLSVKLANLPVQQEG